The Candidatus Saccharimonadales bacterium genomic interval TAGCTTCCGGGTTATTGAAAACCTCGGTAGTGGAACCACCCCAGTCGAAGTTCGGGTAGTGCCGCCGCCGCCGTCCGGAATCACTCTACCGCTGCCCAAGTCGCTTAGTTCCTACCTAGGCTACAGCCTCTGCCGCCAAAGCCACAATGCCACCTTCTGTGAAGCTAACCGCCAAAAGCAGCCGAGTTTGTGATGGCTGAACCCAAGCGCATTTTGTTTATTGAGGATGATACTCCGGTAGCCGATATGTATACCGAGGAGCTCAAGAGTAAGGGGTTTCAGGTTGAAGTGGTGGCCGATGGCACCACCGGGCTGAAGCGCGCCACAAATAATCATTACGATATTCTATTAATTGATTTGATGATTCCAAAACCAGATGGGGTCGAGGTGGTTAATCGTTTGCGCGGTAAAGATGGCACCGGCTTGCGCAATTCCAAATTGGTCGTTTTTACCAATGTGGTGTTAGACGACAAAGCCTTCCAGAAACTAAACTCTCAAGTTGATAAATATCTAATTAAAGCCAATACTATTCCCAGCAAATTAGTCGAAGAGCTAAATAGTTTATAAAGAGAAAGCCCACGCCGGGGAACGTGGGTTCTCTCGTACGTGGGCTCAAGTGACAACGGCGTCGTCCGATGGAAACCTTGGCATCCCAGCTGCAGTTGGCGACAGGACCATGGCCCAATCATTGATGGCACACTCGACTTCATCGACCTCAGTCCGGAGATAGGCGATGCGCTCCTCGTCGACCCGCAGTATGCCCTGGTGCATCTCCAGCACCATCAACTCGCCGCGAAGGCTCCCCAGAAAAACCTGGAGCCAGATGATCTTGGCCAGGACGTCGTTGGCGGTGTATTCCTTGGGCTCTATGGTGGTCATGGTGCTCCTAGACGTTAAGGGCGACGGCGGCGTTGATCCAGAACACGGCCCAGACCAGTGAGGCTCCAAAAGCCAAACCGAGCTGCCAAACCGGCGGCATGTTCCAGATAGTGCCGGTGTAGTAGGCGTGGTTGAAGGAGACGATCAGCCAGACGTATCCGCCAATCAGCGGAGCGAGTCCGATTAGGACGAGGATTACCCGGACAAAGCCTGTGATGATGAGATGGTTATCCCACCAAGTTGGCTCGCCCCGGTAAGAGGCCAGACTTCTCATGGTTTTCCTTTGGGTCCGCTCGGATGTCCGAGCAACGAATGTTACATATCAATCGGGCTGATCAGTCGGCACCGAATCTCAACGACCAGGTGAGGAAGACCCCGAACCAAACTATGACGAGGAGAGTCGCTGTCAGCAAAACCCACAACGGCGGAAAGACGGGCTCAAAGCCCGCGACTTCCGAGTGTTGGATTGTGATGCTGACCCATACCACCCCCGCCACGTAAGGAGCCATCCCGATCAAAAACAAAGCTGTTTTGACGACAAACTTAGGAATGGGATGATCCCACCACCAGGTCGAATCGCCAAGTAAGGTCTCCCAAAATGTCATTCTGCTTCCTTCGGGTCCGCTCGGGAGTCCGAGCAACGAATGTTACGCGAACTTGAGATTGCTCAATTCTACTATAAAAATGTTGCTTTGTCAACTTTAGTTTGCCTATACAGCAGATTGCGAAGGGTTAAGTAGTGGGAGTAAGTAAATGAGCAATCTACTCAAGATGATCAAGAAAAGAAACCCACCCCACCTTTTTTTTGTATCGACAGCAATAAAAGGTATTACAGGGGTAAGAAGAGTGAGCTTACACAAAAAATTGGTGGGGAGAGAAATTGAAAATTGGTATGCAAAAAGCCCACTCAGATGAGGGGCTTTTTGCGGTTGACCTGTACTTAGATCAGTCCCAACTTGCGTGAGCAGGCGGGCCAAGGGGCCCAGCCGCGTCGGGCTTGGGTCTCGCGGGCTTTCTCGTCCTGAACGCTGGCCGGAGCCAGGTCGGGTCGAGCATAACCGGCGAAGTTTGACCAAGTCGACAAGTTGTACTGGTAAGCACCAAAGTAACCGTTGCCGGAGTTTCGGGCATAATTGTTGCCCGATTCACACATCCGCAAGCGGTACCAGACGTCGCCAGTGACCGGGCCGGTTACGACCCGCTGACGGCGATGGCGCCGAGCGGCAGCAGCGGCTGCATCAGCCTGAGCCTTAGCAGCTTGGGCGGCGCGCAGTGGTGCTAGTACCTCAGTATCAAAGTTAGGAGCGGTGTCCGTAGCTTGAACGAGGTCTGGACTGTTAAGGTTTAGGGTAACGTTTGGGTTTTGGGTCTCAACTTGGGCCGGAGCCTGAGTCGAGTCGGTGGCTACAACTGGAACAGTGTGAGCCACCTGGGCTACTAGTAACAACGGGGTTACAAGTAGCTGTAGTCGGTTACGCATAGATTGTGAGTAAACTCACCCTCCCTCAGCGCAGCCTCCTTTCTTTGTTAGCAAAACTCCACCAAAAAAGAGACCTGAACGAACAGATCTCTCGATGGATAAGTGCAATTCTACACCATAAGCGTTATTGTGTCAACCCCTTTGTTCGGGCATGTTCGGTATAAAGTTTCGGCCCCCAAACCGTAATGGTCTGGGGGCCTTGCTGGCTACTGGCGCAGGATGGAGTCATTCATGTTGGCAGGGGCATCTTTGCCAGTCGGATCTTGACCGCCTTCGACGTGACGGACTCCGCCGCCGTACCGCTGCCGCCGGGGGCCGGGCGGTTGGGCAATTTCGCGCTCACGCCTAGCCAGCTCAGCCTGACGCTGCAAATTCGGATCCCGGGCGTTGCGCTCAATCGTAATCAGGCGCTGCTGACGCGGGGTAATTGGTTTGCCGGCGTCCAAGTTGGCCAAAACCTTTTTGCGTTCGCCTTTGGCGAAGGGGCTGTCCTGAGCGGGCATCTGAGCCTTCCTTTTTCAATGAATGGGACGGCACTACTTTACAAGATTTACCGTCCAATGTCTATAAGCAAAAGTAAGAGAGCCTCCCGCGAACGGGAGGCTCTCTCTCGAACGCGGAAGGCTCGGGTTAGCGACTGGTTTGCTCCACCCGGCGCTGCCATCTGTCTTTCATGACGATGAAGGCGACGACGATACACTCAGCCGCAACCACAAATGCGATGAAACGAGCAAAGTGGTCAAGGCCTCTGAGACCGAAACTGACACCGAAACCCGCCAGGACGAGGAAACCGAAGATGACACCAAAGATTGCTATGAAGCAACCATCGGCTATCCGGTAGCGCGCGTGGCTCATGGCCGCTCCTTTCGAGTAGACCGATCTTTGCGGAGAATGAACACGCAGGCAATCACTATGACGACGATGTCTAAGGCGAGATCAACGGCTCTGTGGTGAGCAGCATCGAACATCGCAAACACCGCGAAAGCTGCCGCCAGGAAGTATCTCGGCTGCATCGCCGCTCCTCTCAGTAGAAAGATGGACGTTTACACGGATCGTGAACGATCTTGGCTACCGAGATGCAGCATCATCGCCGCACCTTTTTGGGCTTGAACTCGTTGGGGTGGCGAGTGGAATTCAGCATCCAAATCACGATGCCGACGACCGCAATCACGGACAATGTCGCACTCAGCAAGTTGGGCAGAAGGCCGCCATAGCGGCTCAGCCACAGCACCAACGCAATCGATACAACGGCTAGTGGTAGTGCGAGATGCCGCATCTGGCACTCCTCTCGGGTCAGACAAATTGTCAGGGAACTTTTTGAGAACTGGTTGTGATTATACGATATAACCTGAGTTTTGTCTACGATATAACCTCGACACAACCCCGCAAACATGTTAAAGTTGTTCAGTTGATAAGGCCCCATCGTCTAGTGGTTAGGACGCCAGGTTCTCATCCTGGTAACCGGAGTTCGAATCTCCGTGGGGTCACCAAGTCATAATAAGAGGCTAAAGCCTCTTTTTTAATACAGCCAAATTCGTGGTCTAAAATAAAAGCTGAAGGAACCTATAGAATAATTTTGCGCCAACTTGCCCAAATGACTATATTAGTGTAAAGTTTGCTCGTCCGTCGACTAGGAGGAAGTCGCGTGAAGTCCATTGCAACTAAGTACCGGCAGTTCGACGAAGGATGGCTGGCGGACCACGTTGGTCCCTTCTTTGCCATAGTCTTTGTGACCCTCATGGTAACGGGTTGTCTACTCGGAGTTGTTCGTTCGAACGAGCTCTCGAGCGGTTGGCGTAAGCACTCAGCCCATGTGATAGTTGCGGGGACCGTGCCGATCAAAAGTAACGACCGGCTCGTCAAGAGCACTGTCTCTTGGCAAAACAACGGGCAGCAGTTTTCGCGAAGCTTCAACTTGGAGTGGTGGAAGCATGTTGGCACCTCGATGAGCGTTT includes:
- a CDS encoding response regulator, which translates into the protein MAEPKRILFIEDDTPVADMYTEELKSKGFQVEVVADGTTGLKRATNNHYDILLIDLMIPKPDGVEVVNRLRGKDGTGLRNSKLVVFTNVVLDDKAFQKLNSQVDKYLIKANTIPSKLVEELNSL
- a CDS encoding transglycosylase family protein, whose translation is MRNRLQLLVTPLLLVAQVAHTVPVVATDSTQAPAQVETQNPNVTLNLNSPDLVQATDTAPNFDTEVLAPLRAAQAAKAQADAAAAAARRHRRQRVVTGPVTGDVWYRLRMCESGNNYARNSGNGYFGAYQYNLSTWSNFAGYARPDLAPASVQDEKARETQARRGWAPWPACSRKLGLI